One segment of Streptomyces sp. NBC_01463 DNA contains the following:
- a CDS encoding dienelactone hydrolase family protein codes for MTEFVLVAGMFTGAHVWEETAAHLVSAGAGVHTVNLAGLDGRPGDAVGLETHIEDVLAVIDSVGAGPGRDGGIVLVAHGYGTYPVLGAADRRAERIGRIVCVDTGPGQDGVPALATVPDPALREELVARAGAEGAGGDLDPPARDAWQRWGSTAGIPEAALDRLTGLASPQPLGTLLQPLRLTGAVGALPVTGVLCDANGSSIAMVQQRVDFGDPALVPLAGPLVSFFDLPTGHWPMLSLPAELADVLLRAAAGEGHHLVPPGSAEPPTHLRPFVLDVPQLPSERHGNVDLCLPGADGPRPAVVFVHGGPVPAGVEPTPRDWPLLQGYARYAASEGAVGVTLDHRLHDMAGYPRAAADVAAAVELVRADPRVDPDRIALWFFSGGGLLAAHWLREPPAWLRCLAASYPVLVPLPAWGPVDARFRPEEAVAGAGTLPLVITRVGREMPGIAATVEEFLTAATKYGADAEVIDVPNGRHTFDALDRTEESREAVRRAMRSVLGHLTG; via the coding sequence ATGACCGAATTCGTCCTGGTGGCAGGGATGTTCACCGGTGCACACGTGTGGGAGGAGACCGCCGCACACCTGGTCTCGGCGGGCGCCGGGGTGCACACGGTGAACCTGGCCGGTCTCGACGGGCGCCCGGGCGACGCCGTCGGCCTGGAGACGCACATCGAGGACGTGCTCGCGGTGATCGACTCGGTGGGCGCCGGGCCCGGCCGGGACGGGGGAATCGTCCTGGTCGCCCACGGCTACGGCACCTACCCGGTGCTGGGCGCCGCCGACCGGCGCGCGGAGCGCATCGGCCGGATCGTCTGCGTGGACACGGGCCCGGGCCAGGACGGGGTGCCGGCCCTGGCCACCGTGCCGGACCCGGCCCTGCGCGAGGAACTGGTCGCCCGGGCCGGTGCGGAAGGCGCTGGCGGGGACCTGGATCCTCCGGCCCGCGACGCGTGGCAGCGCTGGGGCAGCACCGCGGGCATCCCCGAAGCGGCGCTGGACCGGCTCACCGGCCTGGCCTCCCCGCAACCCCTGGGCACCCTCCTCCAGCCGCTGCGGCTGACCGGGGCGGTCGGCGCACTGCCCGTCACCGGGGTGCTGTGCGACGCGAACGGTTCGAGCATCGCGATGGTCCAGCAGCGGGTCGACTTCGGTGACCCGGCTCTGGTTCCGCTGGCAGGCCCCCTGGTGTCGTTCTTCGATCTCCCCACCGGACACTGGCCGATGCTGTCCCTTCCGGCCGAGCTCGCCGACGTACTGCTGCGGGCCGCCGCGGGCGAGGGACACCACCTCGTGCCGCCCGGCTCCGCCGAACCGCCCACCCACCTGCGGCCGTTCGTGCTGGACGTGCCGCAACTCCCGTCCGAGCGGCACGGGAACGTCGACCTCTGTCTGCCGGGCGCCGACGGCCCCCGGCCGGCCGTGGTGTTCGTGCACGGCGGACCGGTGCCCGCCGGGGTCGAGCCGACCCCGCGGGACTGGCCGCTCCTCCAGGGGTACGCCCGGTACGCGGCCTCGGAGGGGGCGGTCGGTGTGACACTCGATCACCGGCTGCACGACATGGCCGGCTATCCGCGGGCCGCCGCCGACGTGGCCGCGGCGGTGGAGCTGGTCCGGGCCGATCCACGGGTGGACCCGGACCGGATCGCGCTCTGGTTCTTCTCGGGCGGCGGCCTGCTGGCGGCGCACTGGCTGCGGGAGCCCCCGGCCTGGCTGCGCTGCCTGGCGGCCTCCTACCCGGTCCTGGTCCCGCTCCCCGCCTGGGGACCGGTGGACGCCAGGTTCCGCCCGGAGGAGGCGGTGGCGGGAGCGGGCACGCTGCCGCTGGTCATCACCCGGGTGGGGCGCGAGATGCCCGGGATCGCGGCCACGGTCGAGGAGTTCCTGACCGCGGCCACGAAGTACGGGGCGGACGCCGAGGTGATCGATGTACCGAACGGCCGTCACACCTTCGACGCCCTCGACCGGACGGAGGAGTCACGCGAGGCCGTGCGCCGCGCGATGCGCTCGGTGCTGGGACACCTGACGGGCTGA